The genomic window tagtaatgtttttttcacatgtaGGGGCGTGAGGGCATGTAATTGTTTTCCTTTGTAAGAGGGTGTCATTTGCTACAGCTGTGAGTCACTGTAGGTGGATTTCTTtcagaagaaacaaaacaccagCACTCACAGAACTATAGTCTTCTGATTTATTCTGAACAAAAACGAACACTAGAAGCCATCATCAGTGTCATTTCTTCCTACTGGTGTCTGACTCACCCTGGTGTGCTGGAAATGTGATCCCATTCCCATCCCGGACGGAGAGCCAGGCGAGGGCACAGGAGAGGTGTTCGGGGGAGAGTGGAGGTTCCCTGTGATCAGCATCATGTCATGGCCAATGTCATTTTCCAGTTCATCAGCAAAGGGCAGGTCAAACATGTCATCTGAGGgatgaaacagaaagaaaacaaagttctgaaTGTCAGCACAGAATTTAAACTTTTATAATCAATGACACCTCCAGTTTGGGGTCATTTATCACTGATAAATTCATCATTGATATTACTACAAAGGGGCACGTTTTTACTAAAAAGGCACAATGTGGTCAAGATCTGGAAGTTAATCATTTTATGCACAAGCCacgtgtgactgtgtgttttaggACAAAGATGCCACCTTTTGGTGCAAAAAAGCCAGTGAATAAAGTGTGCACAAAACTAGAGTAGCCCTCTGCCTTAATTTGTAACTTATTTCAATATATCTacaacattttgaaatgagAGTTTAGTTTTACCCATGTCTCAAGACATAATCTTGTTGCTCTAGTATAACTGTTATGCTGCAAAAACTAATGGTTACCGTTGTTGTCCTCAGTAGGGTAGGAGCTCGGTGCCAACTGGGTGGTGGCAGAAGTTGGGAAGACTAGGATGTGTGTACAGGAAGCATCCTGAGGTGTGTTCAGCTGCGAGGTCTGCAAGTTCAGGGCGGTGCTGCGGCCAAACACTGACCCCATGGTCACTGCATCTAAGTACAAACATTCAACAATACAGCGAAGGTGAAGTGTCTATTTAAACATTAGTTTAAATTAGCTTTAAAATAGAAATggtccacatactgtatatgtataataGCATAATTTATGTGATTATACATGTGTATTCATAATTACTGTATCACtattttttaagttaatttacACTTTTTCTTATCTGCCAAATCATATTTTGTACCTAATCTGTgtctaaactaaactaaactaaacttaactaaactaaactaaactaaacatcCCCACTGTTGTAACTGTTTGACAGATGAATTAGACAGGCTACTAACCAGGCATGATCACCAAGGAGCCCTGCGGCTCCATGGCTACCAGGCAGGCGCTGAGAATAGTGGGGGAGTCAGCAGCTGAGATCCCACACATACGACAAGCCTCCCTCAGCTGGCGCCCTATTGAGTGGAGAGAGTGCTCCCCAAGGAGCGAGCTCCAGTCTAGTTGAGAGAGAGGATGGGAGGTGCATGTgtgagagggagaagaagatcAAAGCCGAGAGGGATGGAGACATGAAAGGTGTTTTAGTGAATCATACAAGAGGGTGCTAAACAAAATTACAGGAATCCCAGCATCCATTTGAGCAGACAGACTTATAAGGTGTAAAggacaacagacaaacacagtcCTTTGTACAGatttttccaaatgaatgggGGGACTGAGTTTGCGTTGAGATGTAAGACATATCTTTGTTAGTGTGGAGACTTCACACTTACTCTAATTTATACCTTGCAGTATATCGGGGAAATTAAGTGATAATGATCATAAAGTAAAGCTTTATCCATTAgaaggtaagaaaaaaatatcttgCAACAAATAGTATTGTATATTTCCTATGAACATGACTCCTAAGTTTTATTCACCAAGACAAGCTGAGTTACTCACCTTTTAGCTCTCCATGCCCCAGTCTGCCTAATCGACCAATCACAATCCTCCATGGCAGTGAGGTCATCTGGATGATGCCAATACACCACTCCCACAGCTTCTGTAGCCCCATCTTCCTGGCTGACACCTTCGGACGCCGTGCTctgaagtgaaaaaataatgaaatacttAAAGATGCATGAACATAATAAACGAAGAACAATTAAGAGAATTAAGTACATAAACAACTTTTCCACACCTGTTGGGTACATCAATGTTGATAATGCAGGTCTCCAAGAGCTCTCCTTGTTGGTCAGTACAGGACACCAGGATCCAGCGCTGGTCATGTGATAGGCAGTATCCAACAAAGAGCACATTGTATTTGGGAGGGATCTCTGCCCATATCTCTCCTGGTTCTGGCTGCTTGGGACGGGTTGGACCAAGGACAAATGGGGGACAGTACAGCTGCAGTGGGCTGGGATGCTGGAGGAGGAAATTCAAAGGCATCAGCAAGTATATTACAAtgattttcagtgtatgtgaaTAAAAGAATATGATTGTGTACATCTAAATACATAATTTCAAGAATTTCCATGCCTACCTCTGGACTCTTAAGCACAGAATTGACAGTGGACACTGGTCCAAAGCCGGTCAGGGACTTGATGTGTGTTTGCTGGGGCATCAGACGTCTGCATTGGGAGTAACAGGAGAAAGCCAGGGAGCGCAGGTGTTGAAGGTACAAATGGCTCTCCCCACTAGCAGGCTGGAGAAGGTACTGGCACGGCACCACCTAAAAGGAATGGAAGGAAAAGATGATGATCACAAGAGCAATGCAATGGTTCAGGCAAGTCTACTGTAATGCAACACAGATGAATTTTTGTTCAATCCTGCCCAGAATAAATCAAAGAATCTTCTTACCTGTAGCATCAGTGCAGGTCTCATGGTCTCAGGCAAAGTCTGTAGCATCTCTGTGTAGCAGCGAAGAAGCCCTAGTAGCCAAATGCTTCCTGCCTCTACATCGTcagcctcttcttcctctccccctTCATTTCTTGTTCCACTTGAGCTGAGAAAAGCATCCACTATGTAAATGACAATAGCTGGTGGGTTGGTGTGGCTGTCCATTGACTCAGCCACAGTGGGGATGCCGATTCTGGATTGCTCTGCAGTGCTgaaagagaacaagagaaaaGTTGCTCTGTAATTGTACTTGTTCAAATGTGTGGAATGAAATTTGTGATGAGGTAATTCTTCAGTAATTTGTGTCTTACAGTTCAGGGTTTTCTGCTGGTGTGTTGGCTGGCGGTGTGGCACTAGAAGGCCCTTTAGACTCGCTGGTTCCTCCGTGAGTTGTCTCCCCTATTTGGCCTGAGGTTGCTCCAGTTGGGGTCGAAGCGTTTGCTGAACTGAGAGTCCCCGGTGCTGGTTCTGCATCAGTGGCCCAAGCTTGAGGCTGCCCAGCAGAGGCAGACTGGGTTGAGGATGTGGGGTTTATGGGAGGCTGGACTTTGGGAGGCAACAGAAGACTGCTGTCCAAAGGCAGGCCTGATAGCTGGGGACCTGCAAGAGAGATTATTGTACTTACAAATTATCCTAACCTGAcacgccagatggtttgttacaaggaaccatctgagaagttggccatagaaactgtttggaaaagggcaggcacttgcaaaaaatacttggccggtgattggatgaaccatctgtctatcagcGTCTTAACTTGCGAGGCAGCTGTATTCGTGACACTTGGTCCGAATCACCAGTGGTTCAGATACAAGCACATAAaatgaagcctgacaagatgaaTTCTCACATGATCTCCTGATGTtgtgatcttgcgaatccagctgcctcgcaaggtaaaaATAATCCATGAAGGATAATACATTCAGCAGTAACTGACATGGCcatacatataataaaaatgcaattattCTCACCTAGCTGCTGCTTGCAGGCATAAGCGTAAAGTTTAAGTTTTCTGAGGTTGTCGGTGTGTTGCTGTCCAGCCCAGGGTCCAGTCAACCACTGGTCCACGTCCAACTCCTCCAGCTTTTCTggctccacctcctcccccacACGCACAATGCCATCCCTGGACACTTTGGCCAGAGGACGGTGCTTCCCAAGGCGGCACGTCTGTAAATGGGGTCATTCTCTCATTAGAAACACTTAtgacattaaatattcacaatcTAGGCACAGTTTTAGTGTAATGTGATCCAAATATGCGATGAAATTCTACCAAGTTTCTGATTCAGAATCAAATCTCCTACCTCGTAAACAGCGCTGAGCTCCTGGAAGAATGCCCGGGCTGCAGCCAGCAGAGAAGGGCTATTGGGACACAGCACCAAATATGCCACATCCCTCTGCCCACCATAAGGCTCCAGCAGCAACTTCTCCCAGAAAGGCAATGCCAAAGGGGACAACGCTAAGAAGTCACGCTCCCGGTCATAACCGAGTAAAACTGTAGGGATGGGCAAGGGCTCTGGTGACTCCTCCGAACCTTAGACAAAAGCAAATTGTGAGCTTTTTAGTTGGCTACAGTCTAATGCCACTTTCTCTGTGCACTCCACACCATCACTTCAGACATTTAAAGTActacaaataacataaaaaattgAGACAGGTAAAAACGGGAGGAATGTCTTGGCTAACCATAGGAGCCCCTTCCAGCCATCTTATGGAACTGCTGCCAGGTGAGTGGACCCTGAACATGCTGGATGTTTTCCCAGGTCCGCCCTGTTCTCTTCTTCTGGATGGCATCCTGTAGGAAAGGCTGCAGCGAAAGCAGCATACGAACCATATCTTGGGACGACAACATGCTCATGTCCACCACTGTAGAGATAAGcagacaaccacacacacaagaagGATACATgagcataaataaacaaacataatacaCATCAATATACAATTTAGATCACATAAATGAAGTTGTGCAGgtgtaaaaataatatttccaCCAAAGTCTTTCTGACCTGTGAAGTAGAACTTAATTTATGAGAGTTTATCACATACTGTGTGCTATCCAAAGGATGCGCTGCATTTCATATCATTTAAATCCTTTATTTAGCAGCCAAATCATGCTTCTTACCATTAGTATGAGGCCAGGAGTGAAGAGCTGTACTTCTGACAACAGCTGGATCTACTTTCCCTCCTGTGGGATTATCCACATACTGCAGCCCTTGTTCCAGAGCATTGTAACACTCCACACAGGCATCGCTCCCATCTGCCCACTGCTTTTCAGACATCCAGCTTTGGAGCAGTGCCCCCTTGCGGCCATGGCAGGAACAGCTTATAGGGAGATGCAGTGATGCCAAGGAAGAAATGGGCTGGGAGCACTGTTCCTGTAGGAGGATCATGACTGACGGAGAGGCAGGAGCTGCGTCCTGGGGCCGCTTGGCTCTTGGGTCTCCCATAGTCGGGTCCCGCCGGCAAAGAGCCAGCCTCCTCTCAGCCGCCCGTCCCACCTCAGAGGAGCGACCATAAATATCCAGCTCGTCTTCAAGGAAGAGGCCTGTACCGTGGGCCAAACGCCTGTTCACAATGGCACTGAAGCCACACATACAGCGGTATTGATCCTCACAGGTGGAATCAGGGATGTACACCCCCACATCTGCTCCTTTGACATTCATATTGCAGGCACAGATACAGCAGCTGTCAAAGTTGCGATCCTTGAAAACATTGAGGACGGAGTCTGAGAGCAGGAGGATAGCATACAGGCTGTGGGCCTCAGGTAAGGAGGGTCCTGGCCGAGCTAGGGGTTCTACTGAGCTAAGAGGCAGGCTGGTGGAGGGGGTGGAGACTGGTGAGCTAAGCTCAGTACCATCCTGCTTCACTGAACCTTGCCCAGAGCTTGCAGTGTTAATACCCCTTGGTGTACGCGGAGTGCGTGGAGTGGGCACAGAGAAACGAGGAGTGGCAGGAGAGGGGAGGATGCCAACAGTGGTGCTCACAGAAGCAGTGGTGGCACTCATCTGGCCATACTCCTGGTCCGTGAGGGTGTTGACACTGGGGACGTTtctggaaaacacacatattggaggaaacaaaaacaaatagtgAGATTACTCTGTCTGGGCAGCAGCTCTTTATGGTCATGCTGCTccttaaacacaaacagagcacaATCCTTTGAACTAACACTACCATCCTTAGAGCACTGCACTCTTTCTAGTGAGGTCTAAAAGTCAACCTCACACTTCAGAAACACCagcacaacattttaaaaatcttaaataaaAGCTTTGAAATAAAGACATGATTAAACTTCATTAACATCAAAGATCTATTGGTCACAAATGCTTGTCATAGCTGACTACTCACGTGTATCCATCCCTGATGAAAGTGGTGTTCTGAGGATGCATGACCGTGGGGAAATGCTCCATTTTGGGCATGAGAGCCCAGGATGGACGGTAGAAGCATTGCTCAGGAATCTTGAGTGGTGGTAGACTCTGGCTAGGTAGGCAGGAAAGTGGAGCAAACATGGAAGAGCCTATCTGTGGCTGGACAGAGAGTAGTTTTAGTTAGTAACAAAGAGACACATTTTATTGTACTGAGTGGAAATAATCAGGTAGGAGTCCATAATAATTCTTGAGATTATGTTTCATATATGTATCTTGTAAGTGTGCCTGACAAGAATGAAGGTACAGAGGTACAGAGTAAACCATGTCGAATTTAATAAAGAATTATTGGGGATAACCTAGAGAGAGGTTAGAGAGGAGGCAATATTATTGGGTCTATCTCCCAGTGCCAGTTAGTTAGTTGGTTGGTTAGTTGTTAAACTATTCCAAAGTATTTTGGACTGTCTTGTTAAAGATTTTGTGAGTTATTGAATGAGGACATTGTCCTCCATTTCCTGAACTCAGTTTTTAGAAATGGTTCCTTTCTCCCAGACACATTGTAATCCAATGGAAGGCCTTTTCTACATTattgagctgtggtggaggtAGTGGTACTGAACACAAGAAAGTTATTAGTAGAGGTTACTTAAAAAGTTACTTTGTGGTCAATTTATGTGTGCTTGAAGTTAAGGAGACTAATTACCATTACCATTACACCACCAGCAGCCACTGACACAAAGCGTGATCCAATGGATTTAATGccatattttataatattttattttatttttatcaaaataccataaaaaaaatcaagatctGCTCGACTAGGCAACATTTATAGTTTATTAAAGTTGTTGTGATCATGTGCCCACTGCAGCCTTCTTATTGTTAGCAAATCACATTGAATTCTGTGATTCCTGTTAGCTTCAAAAAGTCTGGCTAACCATCTCTGATATGTTTCATTTACAACATGATCATCCCCAAATGAATTAGCACTGAATAGATGTTTATTATTTACCACATCATATTCAGAGGCAGCAGCACAATACAATGAAAATCTATTACATCTGGAGCCAGCACTCGGTTGTCATCAAGTCACTTCAGATCCCATCTATTCTAATGTTAAATTGAACCTTTCAATcctgtttgcatgttttacatGTTGAGTTGCACTGACGATACTTGTTGTTTGAAGGAGCTGGGTGTTTGTGTTAATGAACAGATGCACCAAAAAGTGGCCACTAAGTGCATTCTGCTATAATTAGCATTTCCCAGCGCACGATGCCCGCAGTCAGTGCAGATGTCTGACTCACAACACAGAGATAGTTAATTAGTGAGCTACAGGTATTACTGAAACAATTCCAACATGATATGTAAGCCTGACCAGCTGCTGAGTAGCTGGCTGCCAGTTAGTCAACATTTCCTTATATTAACTTCCCCTTGATGCCAGAATTTGAAGTGGATTTCAGTGATTTATTAAAGTCATTAAAGAGTCCAAGTCACCCTATTCACATACTTAGATGAATATTTTTCACTTCACACTTACACTGCTTACAAATACACTGCTGTATTTGCTGTTAATCAGGTACCAATTCAGAATGTCTATTGACCTTCTTTGACAACAAAGCCATGTTTCTCCTCACCTTGAAATCCTCCTGCCTGGGACTGATCATGTCCTCTTCCATCTCCATCCTGTATTCAGTAAGCTGGGCGGAGGCTAAAGGCGGAAGGTGGTCAGCTGCTCCGCTGGGTGCAGGGGGCTCTTGGCTTGGGGTGTCACGATACGTCATGATGGGAGAGAAGGCTGGATGCTGCTCTAGAGAAGGTGGGGTGGGGAACATCCGCTGGAGGTCTGCTACTGCTGAAAGGAGACAGAAAtggtgaaagagacagagagaggaagaggagaaggagagacaaaacattttagtttaaGGAAATTATAATTGCAACAACCCCAAAAAAGTATAAATGCAGCAATAACTATACATGAAAGCAGTAGATAGatattaatgtatttcattgagattttaaaactaaatattcATCAAAGTGACTCACTTGATGGATAAGGTACTGCAACTCTCCCTTCCTTCCCCAGAGGGCGATCTTCTGTCGATACTGGTAGCTTGGTTGAGTGCTGGTTGGGGTAAACAGTCTACAAATTATTACACATAAGATTAGAGGATCAGTTTTATTAATTACAATATTTTGTGCTTCTGAATATTGAAGCATACATCATACTGAATGATGGGAGAATTATACTAAGAGCTGATATTAGTGCCTCTAGTGTTTCCACAAAATGTTTTAGTGGAAAAATTGTTGCTTTTCCCACAGGCTAATTATTTTTACTAGAAATTCAATTATAGAATAGACAGGGGATACAGTACATCTTGCATGTGATATGtttggtaaaataaaaatgaaatatataaaccATGATGCCTCACCCCTagctcctcctcatcttcatcaaaTATGTTGTCCAGATCAGAGATGTTGACTACCAGGTCTTTTTCTCTGGTCAGAGAAGGATTGGCTTTGGCAGCTCCGTCATCCTGACTTGATTcatctaaaacacacaaacaactttaGGCCAATGGCTCAAAAactaatatatactgtatgatgtatactgtatactgtagaGTATGCATATGATGTTGAAGGTGAAGGCTATGTCCCACCTGATTTTGGAGCGGAGTTAAAAATGGACATGGCGTCTTTCCCATCAGGCAGTGCGCCATTACTGGTGATTTCCTCTCCCTGGTGGATGGAttagaataaaataagaatattCATAGTTTAATTCCAGATTaattttgcaaaataaaaagtgaaaagctcccgtttttaaagaaagattaTGTGAATAATGTGTCACATGCTGTTAGTGTTAGCGCATAAGCTTAGTGATGAAAAAAGCCTTTTGTGCACAAAATGTTCCTTATGGAACCAAGTGTCACTTTTTGTGCCATGGAATGGATTTCATGCCACAAAATTATGAATCATTTCACCATTTGGTGTTGAGCATGTAGTGTATAATGGGTTTCTAGAGCTTATTTAGAGCtcgctgaaaacagctgcctgttgatGAGAGTGATGAGAGTGAATGAATAAGAACTGccagaaaccaaaacaatgagaaagACACCATAAAACTTAATAGAGTGGAGAGAAACTGCAGAGTcgagtgataattctctgcaggTTCATCACAATGAGCAACCCCCTCACAAAGAAGTAGTCATGTGATACATTgttgttataaaaatattgattctAGCCATTAAGTTTTTCTGAATCTTTACTATTACTGCATTgtgttttaaactgtgtgtgtaccttGGCCTTCTTGCTGGGTTCTCGCCCTTGACTCTTTAATCTCTTGGAAGTGGAGAAAGTGTACTCAATGTCTCCTTCCTTAAAGTCGTAGGGATCATCCCCAGGCTCCCGCAGT from Thunnus maccoyii chromosome 19, fThuMac1.1, whole genome shotgun sequence includes these protein-coding regions:
- the LOC121885949 gene encoding mediator of RNA polymerase II transcription subunit 13-like isoform X3: MTTTTNWVANGASLEDCHSNIFSLAELTGIKWRCYSFRSGGEYGPVISAPAQDDPVLRSFMRCVQANLLCVWRRKIKPDAKELWIFWWGEEPNLSDVIHHELEVAEEGLWECGLSYECRTLLFKAVHNLLERCLMDKGFVRTGKWFFKPHELEEKSLGNSEHLSCSFSFFLHGESNVCTSVEIAQHQPAYHITENHIRLAQTSITPVQVILSPYGLSGTLTGQAYKMSDPATRKLMEEWSYFYPMVLQQKEGSGEKEKDEASQVYDRNCHVAVEVIVGGVRMTYPAAFVLIAQGDLPVEQPPPVPAAQGLTREQNHCSVPLTPPTSPEQPCSADSGFVTSVSSVPTPDSSMGVTSISPKHSVKKLTCHVVHQAWRECYLNQPQHVRNQPTDVTPKKEVPNGVTTWDFNDLGARAPCSCSRLKQQKLNMTTTSTANPQTSANTTQSSGPSLYPPSLPKHKTSDKTEKADKQSKRPAMIPFHHRVSVTQETPLEQDSPGGPQLGDLVALEPPLEPLATLANCKYPKPLSNGRKAPESLLLSPMSPLPPTLSPHPRVQDPEVLDGPVDMHVCPDGASGLGVITSETAVYTALLRLRENGAGWWRGFRTPRSDKTDCRPAELPIDKLEEVKVDTATEGTPLKRLYTQTHKRFKISEERVRDHVQTLGLFQQPVVEALREPGDDPYDFKEGDIEYTFSTSKRLKSQGREPSKKAKGEEITSNGALPDGKDAMSIFNSAPKSDESSQDDGAAKANPSLTREKDLVVNISDLDNIFDEDEEELGHSTKLPVSTEDRPLGKEGRVAVPYPSTVADLQRMFPTPPSLEQHPAFSPIMTYRDTPSQEPPAPSGAADHLPPLASAQLTEYRMEMEEDMISPRQEDFKPQIGSSMFAPLSCLPSQSLPPLKIPEQCFYRPSWALMPKMEHFPTVMHPQNTTFIRDGYTNVPSVNTLTDQEYGQMSATTASVSTTVGILPSPATPRFSVPTPRTPRTPRGINTASSGQGSVKQDGTELSSPVSTPSTSLPLSSVEPLARPGPSLPEAHSLYAILLLSDSVLNVFKDRNFDSCCICACNMNVKGADVGVYIPDSTCEDQYRCMCGFSAIVNRRLAHGTGLFLEDELDIYGRSSEVGRAAERRLALCRRDPTMGDPRAKRPQDAAPASPSVMILLQEQCSQPISSLASLHLPISCSCHGRKGALLQSWMSEKQWADGSDACVECYNALEQGLQYVDNPTGGKVDPAVVRSTALHSWPHTNVVDMSMLSSQDMVRMLLSLQPFLQDAIQKKRTGRTWENIQHVQGPLTWQQFHKMAGRGSYGSEESPEPLPIPTVLLGYDRERDFLALSPLALPFWEKLLLEPYGGQRDVAYLVLCPNSPSLLAAARAFFQELSAVYETCRLGKHRPLAKVSRDGIVRVGEEVEPEKLEELDVDQWLTGPWAGQQHTDNLRKLKLYAYACKQQLGPQLSGLPLDSSLLLPPKVQPPINPTSSTQSASAGQPQAWATDAEPAPGTLSSANASTPTGATSGQIGETTHGGTSESKGPSSATPPANTPAENPELTAEQSRIGIPTVAESMDSHTNPPAIVIYIVDAFLSSSGTRNEGGEEEEADDVEAGSIWLLGLLRCYTEMLQTLPETMRPALMLQVVPCQYLLQPASGESHLYLQHLRSLAFSCYSQCRRLMPQQTHIKSLTGFGPVSTVNSVLKSPEHPSPLQLYCPPFVLGPTRPKQPEPGEIWAEIPPKYNVLFVGYCLSHDQRWILVSCTDQQGELLETCIINIDVPNRARRPKVSARKMGLQKLWEWCIGIIQMTSLPWRIVIGRLGRLGHGELKDWSSLLGEHSLHSIGRQLREACRMCGISAADSPTILSACLVAMEPQGSLVIMPDAVTMGSVFGRSTALNLQTSQLNTPQDASCTHILVFPTSATTQLAPSSYPTEDNNDDMFDLPFADELENDIGHDMMLITGNLHSPPNTSPVPSPGSPSGMGMGSHFQHTRSQGERLLSRDNPPEELKQQPLALGYYVSTAQANGLPHWFWASCPQAESQCPLFLKASLHHHISIAQSDELVSDKTKRTPHPLDSKTTSDVLRFVLEQYNALSWLTCTPSTQDRQSCLPVHLAVLIQMYNAILNML
- the LOC121885949 gene encoding mediator of RNA polymerase II transcription subunit 13-like isoform X1 yields the protein MTTTTNWVANGASLEDCHSNIFSLAELTGIKWRCYSFRSGGEYGPVISAPAQDDPVLRSFMRCVQANLLCVWRRKIKPDAKELWIFWWGEEPNLSDVIHHELEVAEEGLWECGLSYECRTLLFKAVHNLLERCLMDKGFVRTGKWFFKPHELEEKSLGNSEHLSCSFSFFLHGESNVCTSVEIAQHQPAYHITENHIRLAQTSITPVQVILSPYGLSGTLTGQAYKMSDPATRKLMEEWSYFYPMVLQQKEGSGEKEKDEASQVYDRNCHVAVEVIVGGVRMTYPAAFVLIAQGDLPVEQPPPVPAAQGLTREQNHCSVPLTPPTSPEQPCSADSGFVTSVSSVPTPDSSMGVTSISPKHSVKKLTCHVVHQAWRECYLNQPQHVRNQPTDVTPKKEVPNGVTTWDFNDLGARAPCSCSRLKQQKLNMTTTSTANPQTSANTTQSSGPSLYPPSLPKHKTSDKTEKADKQSKRPAMIPFHHRVSVTQETPLEQDSPGGPQLGDLVALEPPLEPLATLANCKYPKPLSNGRKAPESLLLSPMSPLPPTLSPHPRVQDPEVLDGPVDMHVCPDGASGLGVITSETAVYTALLRLRENGAGWWRGFRTPRSDKTDCRPAELPIDKLEEVKVDTATEGTPLKRLYTQTHKRFKISEERVRDHVQTLGLFQQPVVEALREPGDDPYDFKEGDIEYTFSTSKRLKSQGREPSKKAKGEEITSNGALPDGKDAMSIFNSAPKSDESSQDDGAAKANPSLTREKDLVVNISDLDNIFDEDEEELGTVYPNQHSTKLPVSTEDRPLGKEGRVAVPYPSTVADLQRMFPTPPSLEQHPAFSPIMTYRDTPSQEPPAPSGAADHLPPLASAQLTEYRMEMEEDMISPRQEDFKPQIGSSMFAPLSCLPSQSLPPLKIPEQCFYRPSWALMPKMEHFPTVMHPQNTTFIRDGYTNVPSVNTLTDQEYGQMSATTASVSTTVGILPSPATPRFSVPTPRTPRTPRGINTASSGQGSVKQDGTELSSPVSTPSTSLPLSSVEPLARPGPSLPEAHSLYAILLLSDSVLNVFKDRNFDSCCICACNMNVKGADVGVYIPDSTCEDQYRCMCGFSAIVNRRLAHGTGLFLEDELDIYGRSSEVGRAAERRLALCRRDPTMGDPRAKRPQDAAPASPSVMILLQEQCSQPISSLASLHLPISCSCHGRKGALLQSWMSEKQWADGSDACVECYNALEQGLQYVDNPTGGKVDPAVVRSTALHSWPHTNVVDMSMLSSQDMVRMLLSLQPFLQDAIQKKRTGRTWENIQHVQGPLTWQQFHKMAGRGSYGSEESPEPLPIPTVLLGYDRERDFLALSPLALPFWEKLLLEPYGGQRDVAYLVLCPNSPSLLAAARAFFQELSAVYETCRLGKHRPLAKVSRDGIVRVGEEVEPEKLEELDVDQWLTGPWAGQQHTDNLRKLKLYAYACKQQLGPQLSGLPLDSSLLLPPKVQPPINPTSSTQSASAGQPQAWATDAEPAPGTLSSANASTPTGATSGQIGETTHGGTSESKGPSSATPPANTPAENPELTAEQSRIGIPTVAESMDSHTNPPAIVIYIVDAFLSSSGTRNEGGEEEEADDVEAGSIWLLGLLRCYTEMLQTLPETMRPALMLQVVPCQYLLQPASGESHLYLQHLRSLAFSCYSQCRRLMPQQTHIKSLTGFGPVSTVNSVLKSPEHPSPLQLYCPPFVLGPTRPKQPEPGEIWAEIPPKYNVLFVGYCLSHDQRWILVSCTDQQGELLETCIINIDVPNRARRPKVSARKMGLQKLWEWCIGIIQMTSLPWRIVIGRLGRLGHGELKDWSSLLGEHSLHSIGRQLREACRMCGISAADSPTILSACLVAMEPQGSLVIMPDAVTMGSVFGRSTALNLQTSQLNTPQDASCTHILVFPTSATTQLAPSSYPTEDNNDDMFDLPFADELENDIGHDMMLITGNLHSPPNTSPVPSPGSPSGMGMGSHFQHTRSQGERLLSRDNPPEELKQQPLALGYYVSTAQANGLPHWFWASCPQAESQCPLFLKASLHHHISIAQSDELVSDKTKRTPHPLDSKTTSDVLRFVLEQYNALSWLTCTPSTQDRQSCLPVHLAVLIQMYNAILNML